The Oryctolagus cuniculus chromosome 5, mOryCun1.1, whole genome shotgun sequence genome includes a region encoding these proteins:
- the LOC100355300 gene encoding trace amine-associated receptor 6-like isoform X2, whose product MSSNWSLPAAGQLCYDNMNGSCVKMPYSPAPQVLLYAVFGFGAVLAIFGNLLVMISILHFRQLHSPTNFLIASLAGADFLVGATVMPFSMVRSVESCWYFGRSFCTLHTCCDAAFCYSSLFHLCFISIDRYIAVTDPLVYPTKFTMSVSGICIGISWILPLVYSGAVFYTGAHDDGLEDLSSAINCVGGCQPVINQLWSFVDFLLFFTPTSTMIILYSNIFLVAKQQAKKIENSSSQAQLISGAYKVRVAKRERKAAKTLGITVVAFLVSWLPYIIDLLVDSFWGFITPSYVYEIFCWFGYYSSALNPFDLCFILSLV is encoded by the exons ATGAGCAGCAATTGGTCCCTGCCAGCTGCTGGGCAGCTCTGCTACGACAACATGAACGGGTCCTGCGTGAAGATGCCCTACTCGCCGGCTCCCCAGGTGCTCCTCTACGCAGTGTTTGGCTTTGGGGCTGTGCTGGCCATCTTTGGGAACCTCCTGGTGATGATCTCAATCCTCCACTTCCGGCAGCTGCACTCTCCCACCAATTTCCTCATCGCCTCCCTGGCTGGTGCTGACTTCCTGGTGGGTGCAACTGTGATGCCCTTCAGCATGGTCAGGTCCGTGGAGAGCTGCTGGTATTTTGGGAGAAGTTTCTGCACTTTGCACACGTGCTGTGATGCGGCTTTTTGCTACTCTTCTCTCTTCCACTTGTGCTTCATTTCCATCGACAGGTACATTGCTGTCACTGACCCTTTGGTCTATCCCACCAAGTTCACTATGTCTGTGTCCGGAATTTGCATTGGCATCTCCTGGATCCTGCCCCTGGTGTACAGCGGAGCTGTGTTCTACACAGGTGCTCATGACGATGGACTGGAGGACTTATCCAGTGCTATCAACTGTGTAGGAGGCTGTCAGCCTGTCATAAATCAATTGTGgagttttgtcg attttctattatttttcacacCTACTTCTACAATGATAATTCTGTACAGTAATATTTTTCTGGTAGCTAAACAGCAggctaaaaaaattgaaaatagtagCAGCCAAGCACAATTAATATCAGGGGCTTACAAAGTCAGGGTggctaagagagagagaaaagcagctaAAACCCTTGGTATCACAGTGGTAGCATTCTTGGTGTCATGGCTACCATATATAATTGATTTATTAGTTGATTCCTTTTGGGGTTTTATAACACCCTCCTATGTCTATGAGATATTTTGCTGGTTTGGTTATTATAGTTCTGCTCTAAATCCTTTTgatttatgctttattttatcCTTGGTTTAG
- the LOC100355300 gene encoding trace amine-associated receptor 6-like isoform X1 encodes MSSNWSLPAAGQLCYDNMNGSCVKMPYSPAPQVLLYAVFGFGAVLAIFGNLLVMISILHFRQLHSPTNFLIASLAGADFLVGATVMPFSMVRSVESCWYFGRSFCTLHTCCDAAFCYSSLFHLCFISIDRYIAVTDPLVYPTKFTMSVSGICIGISWILPLVYSGAVFYTGAHDDGLEDLSSAINCVGGCQPVINQLWSFSLTYFLLFFTPTSTMIILYSNIFLVAKQQAKKIENSSSQAQLISGAYKVRVAKRERKAAKTLGITVVAFLVSWLPYIIDLLVDSFWGFITPSYVYEIFCWFGYYSSALNPFDLCFILSLV; translated from the exons ATGAGCAGCAATTGGTCCCTGCCAGCTGCTGGGCAGCTCTGCTACGACAACATGAACGGGTCCTGCGTGAAGATGCCCTACTCGCCGGCTCCCCAGGTGCTCCTCTACGCAGTGTTTGGCTTTGGGGCTGTGCTGGCCATCTTTGGGAACCTCCTGGTGATGATCTCAATCCTCCACTTCCGGCAGCTGCACTCTCCCACCAATTTCCTCATCGCCTCCCTGGCTGGTGCTGACTTCCTGGTGGGTGCAACTGTGATGCCCTTCAGCATGGTCAGGTCCGTGGAGAGCTGCTGGTATTTTGGGAGAAGTTTCTGCACTTTGCACACGTGCTGTGATGCGGCTTTTTGCTACTCTTCTCTCTTCCACTTGTGCTTCATTTCCATCGACAGGTACATTGCTGTCACTGACCCTTTGGTCTATCCCACCAAGTTCACTATGTCTGTGTCCGGAATTTGCATTGGCATCTCCTGGATCCTGCCCCTGGTGTACAGCGGAGCTGTGTTCTACACAGGTGCTCATGACGATGGACTGGAGGACTTATCCAGTGCTATCAACTGTGTAGGAGGCTGTCAGCCTGTCATAAATCAATTGTGgagtttt aGTTTgacatattttctattatttttcacacCTACTTCTACAATGATAATTCTGTACAGTAATATTTTTCTGGTAGCTAAACAGCAggctaaaaaaattgaaaatagtagCAGCCAAGCACAATTAATATCAGGGGCTTACAAAGTCAGGGTggctaagagagagagaaaagcagctaAAACCCTTGGTATCACAGTGGTAGCATTCTTGGTGTCATGGCTACCATATATAATTGATTTATTAGTTGATTCCTTTTGGGGTTTTATAACACCCTCCTATGTCTATGAGATATTTTGCTGGTTTGGTTATTATAGTTCTGCTCTAAATCCTTTTgatttatgctttattttatcCTTGGTTTAG